From Dryobates pubescens isolate bDryPub1 chromosome 22, bDryPub1.pri, whole genome shotgun sequence, the proteins below share one genomic window:
- the TMEM9B gene encoding transmembrane protein 9B, whose translation MAAVCGSMARLWSLLALAALVGLGAEAKNSEDVRCKCICPPYKDHSGNIYNKNVSQKDCDCLHVVEPMPVPGPDVEAYCLRCECKYEERSSVTIKVTIIIYLSILGLLLLYMVYLTLVEPILKRRLFGHSQLIQSDEDIGDHQPFANAHDVLARSRSRANVLNKVEYAQQRWKLQVQEQRKSVFDRHVVLS comes from the exons ATGGCGGCCGTTTGCGGAAGCATGGCGCGGCTTTGGTCGCTGCTGGCGCTGGCCGCTCTGGTAGGGCTGGGCGCCGAGGCCAAG AATTCTGAAGATGTGCGGTGTAAATGCATCTGTCCTCCATACAAAGACCATTCAGGCAATATTTACAACAAAAATGTTTCACAGAAAGACTG tgATTGTCTTCATGTGGTTGAGCCTATGCCTGTCCCTGGACCTGATGTAGAAGCTTATTGCTTACGTTGTGAATGCAAATATGAAGAGAGAAGCTCTGTCACAATTAAG GTTACGATCATCATATACCTGTCTATTTTGGGCTTACTTCTTCTGTATATGGTGTACCTTACACTGGTGGAACCTATACTGAAGAGACGTCTCTTTGGACATTCTCAACTCATACAAAGCGATGAAGACATTGGG GATCACCAGCCTTTTGCAAACGCACACGACGTGCTGGCTCGCTCTCGCAGCCGCGCCAACGTGCTGAACAAAGTGGAGTATGCCCAGCAGCGCTGGAAGCTCCAGGTCCAAGAGCAACGCAAGTCTGTCTTTGACCGCCATGTCGTGCTGAGCTAA
- the ASCL3 gene encoding achaete-scute homolog 3 gives MDGKSYGNLVEKLPICAETQHIQLARPFCADTVVTFHMYPETANQVTCSEDLSFLPFMSDHLIRENFYSEPFTFPYQMPHSSYHRSEYSYGPAFIRKRNERERQRVKCVNEGYAKLRHHLPKEYLEKRLSKVETLRAAIKYISYLQSVLYSDSVAAEKSLVEPSQAPKATKQNQFLKTI, from the coding sequence ATGGATGGAAAAAGCTACGGTAACCTCGTGGAGAAGTTGCCCATCTGTGCTGAGACTCAGCACATACAGCTGGCTAGGCCTTTCTGTGCTGACACAGTGGTCACATTTCACATGTATCCAGAAACAGCAAACCAGGTCACTTGCTCTGAAGATTTGTCATTCCTGCCTTTCATGTCTGATCACCTCATCAGGGAGAACTTCTACAGTGAGCCCTTCACCTTTCCTTACCAAATGCCCCATTCTAGCTACCACAGAAGTGAGTACTCGTATGGGCCAGCTTTTATCAGAAAGAGGAATGAGAGGGAAAGACAGAGGGTTAAATGTGTCAATGAAGGCTATGCTAAACTGAGGCACCACCTGCCCAAGGAGTACTTGGAGAAGCGGCTCAGCAAAGTAGAGACGCTCCGTGCTGCAATAAAATACATCAGCTACCTGCAGTCTGTTCTGTACAGCGACTCTGTGGCGGCAGAGAAAAGCCTTGTGGAGCCAAGCCAAGCACCTAAAGCAACTAAACAAAACCAGTTTTTAAAGACTATCTAA